One Methylocaldum marinum DNA window includes the following coding sequences:
- the recB gene encoding exodeoxyribonuclease V subunit beta, giving the protein MDPAFEFDVYTAVLAGLNLVEASAGTGKTWTISGLYVRLILELGLSVDQILVVTYTKAATAELRDRIRKRLREVLSAFETGDSEDEFCRCIVDQYRDRAEPAMRRLGYAISGFDEAAVYTIHGFCQRLLNESAFESGMDFDCELMPDETDLLREIVDDFWRSEVYLASGAWAGFLAQKNQSPDVWLSEIQPYVGKPFLKIEAPVVPADEEDTIAGFSRAVLEAAEVWHAQGTAIESLLLDYSGFNRTRIKPESLRSWLDETAEFFGRWPVSALEQTQQPVVLPEVPPLIELPGNLQRLTPEFLSTAVKKGCEPPQHPFFQCCRSIIDADQALRSSFETRLQGLKRRLIEFCNAELEQRKSVRQVVCYNDLLNRLATALDSEHGECLAETVRRRYRAALIDEFQDTDPIQYRIFRRVYGDGGSPVFFVGDPKQAIYGFRGADIFSYLEARSNERIVRRTLKTNQRSERDLIAAVNTLFIRHPSPFLLDAIPYPEVKTAARSRAILDIEGDDTVPFRFLLLPPGQDDQGKEQPYAKGSASRTAALATTFEIARLLNAASEGKARLGERHVDGGDIAVLVSTHVQARLMEDTLTAYGVPSVRQGQENVFSTSEAAELELVLQAVAQPGREPLIKAALATKLMDCTANAIFELQRDEDAWEAVFDRFQAYHHIWLSEGFMPMFRRWFEDARITDHLPKFRDGERRLTNLLHLAELLQVESRKKSSIDTLLGWFGRAIRNPSKNDETALLRLESDAKRVKIVTIHTSKGLEYPMVFCPFLWDGRLRQRKAQSVLLHSNGESVLDLGSAQLEKNRRQAILEEMSENLRLLYVALTRAVYRCYVVWGNVRNGRDKTEGFHSTAMAWLLHGGSATPDDDPPAALETRLLEADTDLIAADIRRFANQASGCVSVAFAETRPVRYQARKPGNDTTLTTRPFRRAPLYPNWRMSSFSGLITGRHSEAPDYDLLPDSDLPEAPGDSIFAFPRGARAGSCLHAILEEWDFACRDSESLGELVRRKLKAHGIDDHWTPTVREAIETALDTPLDESGLRLSDTLPEKRLVEMEFTYVLRGGNSEMLRETLANPGFQFDPRYAEAARLLDFKYIEGYMKGFIDLVFEASGRYYLLDWKSNWLGNTYTDYASDRLASAMAREHYYLQYLIYTVALHRYLEQRLPTYQYETHFGGAYYLFLRGIAPGQKTGVFRDRPNLQLIKTLSALLIGTS; this is encoded by the coding sequence CTGAGCGTGGATCAGATCCTGGTGGTGACCTATACCAAGGCGGCGACAGCGGAGCTGCGGGATCGCATTCGCAAGCGGTTGCGAGAGGTTCTTTCCGCTTTCGAAACCGGGGACAGCGAAGACGAATTCTGCCGCTGCATCGTCGATCAATACCGCGACCGGGCAGAACCCGCCATGCGCCGTCTCGGCTACGCGATCAGCGGGTTCGACGAGGCCGCGGTCTACACTATTCATGGCTTCTGCCAGCGCCTTCTAAACGAAAGCGCGTTCGAATCGGGAATGGATTTCGATTGCGAACTGATGCCGGACGAAACCGATTTGCTTAGGGAAATCGTCGACGATTTTTGGCGGAGCGAGGTTTATCTTGCGTCGGGGGCCTGGGCCGGTTTCCTGGCTCAGAAGAATCAATCTCCCGATGTTTGGCTGAGCGAAATTCAGCCTTATGTGGGTAAGCCGTTCCTGAAAATCGAGGCGCCCGTCGTACCGGCAGACGAGGAGGATACCATTGCAGGTTTCAGCCGGGCCGTGCTGGAAGCGGCGGAAGTTTGGCATGCCCAAGGAACTGCCATCGAGTCGCTACTGCTGGACTATTCGGGTTTCAACCGAACCCGCATCAAGCCGGAAAGCTTGCGGAGCTGGCTCGACGAAACCGCCGAATTTTTCGGCCGATGGCCGGTATCGGCACTGGAGCAAACACAGCAGCCGGTGGTGTTGCCTGAAGTCCCGCCCTTGATCGAGCTCCCCGGAAACCTTCAACGGCTGACGCCGGAATTCCTTTCCACCGCCGTCAAAAAGGGTTGCGAGCCTCCGCAGCACCCTTTTTTCCAATGCTGTCGTTCCATCATCGATGCGGACCAAGCACTGCGTTCAAGTTTCGAAACCCGCCTTCAAGGCCTCAAGCGGCGGTTGATCGAGTTCTGCAACGCCGAATTGGAGCAGCGCAAGAGCGTGCGGCAAGTCGTCTGTTACAACGACCTGCTGAACCGGCTGGCCACCGCCCTGGACTCGGAACACGGCGAATGCCTGGCGGAAACCGTTCGCCGACGATACCGGGCCGCCCTGATCGACGAATTCCAGGATACCGACCCTATCCAATATCGTATCTTCCGGCGCGTCTACGGCGACGGCGGCTCGCCGGTCTTCTTCGTCGGCGACCCCAAGCAGGCGATCTACGGCTTTCGCGGCGCCGACATCTTCAGCTACCTCGAAGCGCGGAGCAACGAACGCATCGTCCGCCGTACCCTGAAGACCAATCAGCGCTCCGAGCGGGATCTCATCGCTGCGGTCAACACCCTGTTCATTCGGCATCCAAGCCCCTTCCTGCTCGACGCGATCCCCTACCCGGAGGTAAAAACTGCCGCAAGGTCGCGTGCCATTCTGGATATCGAAGGTGACGATACGGTTCCGTTCCGTTTCCTGTTGCTGCCGCCGGGGCAGGACGACCAGGGCAAGGAGCAGCCCTATGCGAAAGGCAGCGCAAGTCGGACTGCAGCACTGGCAACCACCTTCGAGATCGCCCGGCTTCTCAACGCCGCAAGCGAGGGCAAGGCCCGGCTGGGTGAGCGGCATGTCGACGGGGGCGATATCGCCGTACTGGTGTCTACCCATGTTCAGGCGCGCTTGATGGAAGACACCTTGACAGCCTATGGCGTACCCAGCGTGCGCCAGGGGCAGGAGAATGTGTTTTCCACTTCCGAAGCGGCGGAGCTCGAGCTGGTCTTGCAAGCAGTCGCACAGCCGGGGCGAGAACCGCTGATCAAGGCCGCATTGGCGACCAAACTCATGGACTGTACGGCGAACGCAATTTTCGAGCTGCAACGGGACGAAGACGCCTGGGAAGCGGTCTTCGACCGCTTCCAGGCGTACCACCATATCTGGCTGAGCGAAGGCTTCATGCCGATGTTCCGGCGCTGGTTCGAAGATGCCCGCATCACCGACCATTTGCCGAAATTCCGCGACGGCGAGCGACGGCTGACCAATCTTCTGCACCTGGCCGAATTACTGCAAGTGGAGAGCCGCAAGAAGTCCAGCATCGATACCCTGCTGGGCTGGTTCGGCCGGGCTATCCGAAATCCGTCGAAAAATGACGAAACGGCCTTGCTGCGGCTGGAAAGCGATGCCAAGCGCGTAAAAATCGTGACCATTCACACCAGCAAGGGGCTCGAATACCCGATGGTGTTCTGTCCGTTTCTCTGGGATGGACGGCTGCGGCAGCGAAAAGCACAATCCGTGTTACTGCATAGTAACGGCGAGTCGGTTTTGGACCTCGGCTCGGCGCAGCTGGAGAAAAACCGCCGGCAAGCCATTCTTGAAGAAATGTCGGAAAACCTGCGCCTGCTTTACGTTGCACTCACCCGTGCCGTATACCGCTGCTATGTCGTTTGGGGCAATGTTCGCAATGGCCGCGACAAAACCGAAGGCTTTCACTCGACCGCCATGGCCTGGCTGCTGCATGGGGGCTCGGCGACACCGGATGACGACCCGCCGGCAGCACTGGAGACCCGGCTGCTGGAAGCGGATACCGATCTCATCGCGGCCGATATCCGCCGTTTCGCGAACCAAGCCTCCGGCTGCGTGAGCGTTGCCTTTGCCGAAACCCGCCCAGTCCGTTACCAGGCCAGAAAACCTGGAAACGACACGACGCTGACCACTCGCCCCTTTCGCCGTGCACCGCTTTACCCGAATTGGCGCATGAGCAGCTTTTCCGGATTGATTACCGGGCGACATAGCGAAGCACCGGATTACGACCTTCTGCCCGATTCCGATTTACCCGAAGCACCGGGAGATTCCATATTCGCCTTTCCCCGTGGAGCCAGAGCCGGATCATGCCTGCACGCGATTCTCGAAGAATGGGATTTCGCCTGCCGCGACTCCGAATCGCTCGGCGAACTCGTTCGCCGTAAGTTGAAAGCTCACGGTATCGACGATCACTGGACCCCGACCGTTCGCGAGGCCATCGAAACCGCGCTCGATACACCGCTCGACGAGAGCGGACTCCGGCTCTCCGATACTCTGCCGGAAAAGCGGCTGGTCGAAATGGAATTCACCTATGTCTTGCGCGGAGGGAATTCCGAGATGCTACGAGAAACTTTGGCTAATCCCGGTTTCCAGTTCGATCCGCGCTATGCCGAGGCCGCCCGACTGCTCGACTTCAAGTATATCGAAGGCTATATGAAAGGCTTCATCGATTTGGTATTCGAAGCAAGCGGCCGCTATTATCTGCTGGACTGGAAATCCAACTGGCTAGGCAACACATATACCGATTACGCATCGGACCGCCTGGCCTCCGCAATGGCCCGCGAGCATTATTACCTTCAATATCTGATCTATACCGTCGCTCTCCACAGATACCTCGAGCAACGGTTGCCGACTTATCAGTACGAAACCCATTTCGGCGGAGCCTATTACCTGTTTCTCCGAGGTATCGCTCCCGGACAGAAAACCGGAGTTTTCCGGGACAGGCCGAACTTGCAGTTAATTAAGACGCTGAGCGCCCTCTTGATCGGAACATCGTGA
- the recD gene encoding exodeoxyribonuclease V subunit alpha translates to MKLSPLGKQFAAYLGRLDDTADDAVIRAMQLVYQAVTEGHVCICLNDYAGSDAVSENGDEIITLPDLADWLSRIRKSRLVGAPGGFAPLILEANNRLYLTRYWHYEKTLADNLRSRAESPSPEIDLAELRAELDRLFAHNTEVPDRQKLAAAVATLRRFCVISGGPGTGKTSTVVRILAALQSRPGEKPLRIALSAPTGKAAARLQESIREQKAKLPVPQAVLDVLPETASTLHRLLGAKPDSVYFRHNRKNPLPLDVLVVDEASMIDLALMAKLTDALPKSARLILLGDKDQLAAVEPGAVFGDLCEVSGYSPAFCEQLYAASGVNIPSGDLFTPALSDCIAILTQSHRFGSASGVGQLARMINAGRAKEAIALLVDGRHSDIHWEPTRPGGGADLVRRMEIGYQAFFTAVDLGAEAREILRLFGRFRVLTAHREGDSGAAGINFRFEEQLYTRRRLRRESRWYPGRPVIVTNNDYDLRLFNGDIGVAMATAGGLRVFFQDADGHIRGFSPARLPEHETVYAMTVHKSQGSEFDEIVLALPDVESPVLDRPLIYTAITRARHRAEIHSSRKILEDAIKRVPERSSGFRERLWNHA, encoded by the coding sequence GTGAAGCTTTCGCCGCTGGGGAAGCAGTTCGCCGCGTATTTGGGGCGGCTGGACGACACCGCGGATGACGCGGTCATTCGTGCGATGCAATTGGTTTATCAGGCCGTCACCGAAGGCCACGTCTGCATTTGTCTGAACGACTATGCCGGCTCCGATGCAGTCAGCGAGAACGGTGATGAGATCATCACTCTGCCCGATCTCGCCGATTGGCTGTCCAGGATACGAAAATCCAGGCTGGTCGGAGCTCCCGGCGGATTCGCGCCGCTCATCCTGGAGGCGAACAACCGCCTTTATTTGACCCGTTACTGGCACTACGAGAAGACATTGGCGGACAACTTGAGATCTCGCGCGGAAAGCCCATCTCCGGAAATCGATTTGGCCGAGCTTCGCGCCGAACTCGACCGGCTTTTCGCACACAATACCGAGGTGCCCGATCGGCAAAAGCTGGCTGCGGCCGTGGCGACGTTGCGGCGGTTCTGCGTCATCTCCGGGGGGCCCGGAACGGGAAAGACTTCCACCGTGGTCCGGATACTCGCCGCGCTCCAGTCCCGGCCCGGAGAAAAGCCGCTGCGCATCGCGCTGAGCGCGCCCACCGGCAAAGCGGCGGCACGGCTTCAGGAGTCGATACGCGAACAGAAGGCAAAACTGCCGGTGCCGCAAGCCGTACTCGACGTGCTCCCCGAAACCGCCTCCACATTGCATCGGCTGCTGGGCGCGAAACCCGACTCCGTTTATTTTCGCCATAACCGGAAAAATCCGCTGCCGCTGGACGTGTTGGTGGTGGATGAGGCATCGATGATCGACCTGGCACTGATGGCTAAGCTGACGGATGCCCTACCCAAGAGCGCCCGCCTGATTTTGCTGGGGGACAAGGATCAACTGGCAGCCGTGGAACCCGGAGCGGTGTTCGGCGATCTCTGTGAAGTGTCGGGCTATAGTCCGGCCTTCTGCGAACAGCTTTACGCGGCATCGGGTGTCAACATCCCGTCGGGCGACCTGTTCACGCCGGCCTTGTCCGACTGTATCGCGATTCTCACTCAAAGCCATCGTTTCGGGTCGGCCAGCGGTGTGGGCCAACTGGCGCGAATGATCAACGCAGGGCGCGCCAAAGAAGCGATCGCACTGCTCGTCGACGGTCGCCATTCCGATATTCACTGGGAGCCGACGCGGCCCGGCGGCGGAGCGGACCTGGTCCGAAGGATGGAAATCGGCTATCAGGCATTTTTCACGGCTGTGGACTTGGGTGCCGAAGCCAGGGAAATTCTGCGGCTGTTCGGACGTTTCCGGGTGCTCACCGCCCATCGGGAGGGCGATAGCGGGGCGGCAGGCATAAACTTTCGGTTCGAGGAGCAGCTATACACGCGGCGCCGATTACGCCGCGAGAGCCGATGGTACCCCGGCCGCCCGGTCATCGTAACCAACAACGATTACGATCTCCGCCTCTTCAACGGCGATATCGGCGTGGCAATGGCAACGGCCGGAGGGCTCAGGGTCTTTTTCCAGGACGCCGATGGCCATATCCGGGGGTTTTCACCGGCACGCCTACCCGAACACGAAACCGTTTACGCCATGACCGTTCATAAAAGCCAGGGATCGGAATTTGACGAAATCGTGTTGGCGTTACCGGATGTCGAAAGTCCGGTGCTGGACCGCCCTTTAATTTACACGGCTATCACCCGGGCGCGGCATCGGGCCGAAATTCATAGTTCACGGAAGATTTTGGAAGATGCCATCAAACGGGTTCCCGAGCGGTCCTCGGGATTTCGCGAGCGACTTTGGAATCATGCCTGA
- a CDS encoding methylthioribulose 1-phosphate dehydratase, translating into MHDEFQQRAYELIEAGRYIHGQGWAPATSGNFSARLGDGRIAITVSGRHKGELSLDDIMLIDAEGRSLDGRKPSAETLLHTSLYRRYPGVGAVLHPHTPSATLLSRFFLDELVLENYELLKALPGIDTHEIRIVIPIFPNDQNISRLALKVDEYIELHGDIYGYVLAGHGFYTWGASVKDALRHVEALEFLFDLEIRLHGGGKP; encoded by the coding sequence ATGCACGACGAATTCCAGCAGCGCGCCTATGAGCTGATCGAAGCGGGACGCTATATACACGGCCAGGGCTGGGCGCCCGCAACCAGCGGAAATTTTTCCGCCCGGCTCGGCGACGGGCGCATCGCCATCACTGTTTCGGGAAGGCATAAAGGCGAACTGTCCCTCGACGACATCATGTTGATCGACGCCGAAGGCCGGTCGCTGGACGGGAGAAAACCGTCGGCCGAAACATTGCTGCATACATCGCTCTATCGCCGCTACCCCGGTGTCGGTGCCGTGCTGCACCCGCATACACCGAGTGCCACCCTGCTTTCGCGATTTTTCCTCGACGAACTGGTGCTCGAGAACTACGAATTGCTGAAAGCCCTGCCGGGAATCGACACCCATGAAATCCGCATCGTTATCCCGATCTTTCCCAATGACCAGAATATTTCCCGGCTGGCGCTGAAGGTCGACGAATACATCGAACTCCATGGCGACATTTACGGTTATGTCCTTGCCGGCCACGGGTTCTATACCTGGGGAGCCTCGGTGAAAGACGCTCTGCGCCATGTCGAAGCCCTCGAATTTCTATTTGATCTCGAAATTCGCTTACACGGAGGAGGAAAGCCATGA
- a CDS encoding 1,2-dihydroxy-3-keto-5-methylthiopentene dioxygenase: MSLLTVHPENRPEDVEIIREPEAIAQKLWEIGVLFERWTADQELLPDADQESIISAYRPSIDRLIDRYEFRSVDVINVRPDLPQKAELRAKFLSEHTHDDFEVRFFVDGKGLFYLHPDDRVYILLCEQGDLISVPAHIRHWFDMGENPDLKAIRLFTSPEGWIAQFTGSKIAEAFPKLEQYLAQYV, translated from the coding sequence ATGAGCTTGCTGACCGTTCATCCCGAAAATCGCCCGGAAGATGTTGAGATCATCCGCGAGCCCGAAGCCATCGCCCAGAAGCTATGGGAAATCGGCGTACTGTTCGAGCGCTGGACTGCCGACCAGGAACTTTTGCCCGACGCCGACCAGGAGTCCATCATTTCGGCCTATCGTCCATCCATCGATCGGCTGATCGATCGCTACGAATTTCGTTCGGTCGACGTAATCAACGTTCGACCTGATCTTCCGCAAAAGGCGGAATTACGCGCCAAATTTCTTAGCGAGCATACTCATGACGATTTCGAGGTGCGTTTCTTCGTTGATGGAAAAGGACTTTTTTATCTGCATCCCGACGACAGAGTCTACATACTGCTGTGCGAGCAAGGCGACCTCATCAGCGTCCCGGCGCACATCAGGCACTGGTTCGACATGGGCGAGAATCCGGATCTCAAGGCAATCCGCTTGTTCACCTCGCCCGAAGGCTGGATCGCCCAGTTCACCGGCAGCAAGATTGCGGAGGCCTTTCCCAAACTCGAACAATATTTGGCCCAATACGTATGA
- the mtnC gene encoding acireductone synthase produces the protein MIRAILTDIEGTTSSISFVKDVLFPYSRERMMSFVAHHAADPDVAKLLHEARTLCGMELSTEAVAEQLIRWIDEDRKAPPLKALQGMIWEDGYRNGDYCGHIYEDAMRKLKEWKAQGIDLYVFSSGSVHAQKLLFGHTEYGDLTPLFSGYFDTRIGPKQEEASYRTIARQIGLPPASILFLSDIVGELDAAKSAGFLTCQLVREGTDLDPSAYNRAANFDTISISS, from the coding sequence ATGATCCGCGCGATTTTGACCGATATCGAAGGAACCACCTCGTCGATATCCTTCGTCAAAGATGTCTTGTTCCCCTATTCCCGCGAGCGTATGATGAGCTTCGTCGCTCACCATGCCGCCGATCCGGATGTCGCGAAGCTGTTGCACGAGGCGCGTACGCTCTGCGGAATGGAGCTCAGTACGGAAGCGGTCGCCGAACAGCTTATTCGCTGGATCGACGAGGATCGAAAAGCACCGCCCCTCAAAGCATTGCAGGGGATGATCTGGGAAGACGGATACCGCAATGGGGACTATTGCGGTCACATCTATGAGGACGCCATGCGCAAGCTAAAGGAATGGAAGGCTCAGGGCATTGATCTTTACGTTTTCTCGTCCGGTTCCGTTCACGCCCAGAAACTCCTGTTCGGACATACCGAATACGGCGATTTGACGCCGCTGTTTTCCGGCTATTTCGACACCCGGATCGGCCCGAAGCAAGAAGAAGCCTCCTATCGGACGATTGCTCGGCAGATCGGTTTGCCGCCCGCCTCGATTCTGTTCCTGTCGGACATTGTCGGGGAACTGGACGCTGCCAAGTCTGCCGGCTTTTTGACATGCCAGTTGGTTCGCGAAGGCACCGATTTGGATCCGAGCGCCTATAATCGGGCAGCGAATTTCGACACCATCAGTATTTCTTCATGA
- a CDS encoding YcbK family protein, whose product MSTNMNSHDPHKMPGNSLSRRAFLTRAGMAAVGALLLPSADAFAKIVSRERKLSFHNLNTGEELTLLCCPQQYYDRRTLRQFSHFLRDHRTNTIHPVDPALIDLLYAVSVFTRSRGTFQVISGYRSPETNRMLRKIKHGVAEHSLHMEGKAIDIRMSDVSTRTIQKAALALQQGGVGYYRRSNFVHLDTGRVRSW is encoded by the coding sequence ATGAGCACTAACATGAATTCTCACGATCCGCATAAAATGCCCGGTAATAGCCTATCGCGGCGAGCATTTCTAACCCGTGCCGGAATGGCCGCGGTCGGGGCACTGCTTTTACCCTCGGCCGATGCATTTGCGAAAATTGTAAGCAGAGAGCGCAAACTCTCATTTCATAATCTGAATACCGGCGAAGAATTAACACTCCTTTGTTGCCCGCAACAATACTACGACCGTCGAACTTTGCGACAGTTCAGCCATTTTCTGAGGGACCACCGAACCAATACCATTCACCCGGTGGATCCGGCCTTGATCGATTTGCTATATGCCGTTTCAGTCTTCACCAGGAGCCGTGGCACGTTTCAGGTGATCTCGGGATATCGGTCTCCGGAAACGAATCGGATGCTGCGAAAGATCAAACATGGCGTGGCCGAACACAGCTTGCATATGGAAGGCAAGGCGATCGATATTCGTATGAGCGATGTCAGTACACGCACGATCCAGAAAGCGGCCCTTGCTCTGCAACAGGGCGGAGTCGGCTATTATCGGCGCTCCAACTTCGTTCATTTGGATACCGGCAGAGTTCGTTCTTGGTAA
- a CDS encoding sugar phosphate isomerase/epimerase family protein, translated as MKMFLDTSMNLCTSVLPKFSFNEAVDIAIHSGYQGIELRVNDNFHKSLEDLDQEGFFLRRKLERAGLAVPVLNSYLPVDDEGSVDQLLQVAEKMGVPKVRLVLPRGCHASVARLAQINEIIPSYEALQEPQELMVSLRKTLRQLERKAYKAGVQVLLELHWGTVMSSFSSAFCLVNDLDPDCVAITFDPANMMVEGKEDWEFGIKLIRSHLVNVHVKNMNWKQTSTGWAWGWAPLNRGMVDWKELISLLEQNGYAGDYAMEDFLVPNADRESAITYLRQARTEFHEVFLRAAAPRHLAAS; from the coding sequence ATGAAAATGTTTTTAGATACGTCTATGAATCTGTGTACTTCAGTATTGCCGAAGTTTTCGTTTAACGAAGCCGTCGATATTGCAATCCATTCCGGGTATCAGGGCATCGAACTTCGGGTAAACGATAACTTCCATAAAAGCTTGGAAGATTTGGATCAGGAAGGATTCTTCTTGAGACGTAAACTTGAGCGTGCAGGATTAGCGGTTCCGGTATTGAACTCGTATTTACCGGTGGATGATGAAGGATCGGTCGATCAGTTGCTACAAGTCGCCGAGAAAATGGGGGTGCCGAAAGTACGGCTGGTATTGCCGAGAGGTTGTCACGCCAGTGTGGCAAGGCTCGCGCAGATCAACGAAATTATTCCTTCTTACGAGGCGCTGCAGGAACCGCAGGAATTGATGGTTTCATTGAGAAAAACGCTTAGACAACTCGAACGCAAGGCCTATAAGGCCGGTGTGCAGGTTCTGCTGGAGCTTCACTGGGGAACGGTCATGAGCAGTTTCAGCAGTGCTTTTTGTCTTGTAAACGACCTCGATCCGGACTGCGTTGCCATTACATTCGACCCGGCCAATATGATGGTGGAAGGCAAGGAGGACTGGGAGTTCGGCATCAAACTGATCCGTTCACACCTGGTCAACGTGCATGTCAAGAACATGAATTGGAAACAGACTTCTACCGGCTGGGCCTGGGGTTGGGCGCCTTTGAACCGCGGAATGGTGGATTGGAAAGAACTCATTTCCTTGCTCGAGCAGAATGGATATGCCGGTGACTATGCCATGGAAGACTTTCTGGTTCCCAATGCGGATAGGGAATCGGCGATCACCTATTTGCGGCAGGCACGTACCGAGTTCCATGAAGTTTTTCTTCGCGCAGCCGCTCCGAGGCATCTGGCTGCGAGTTGA
- a CDS encoding multicopper oxidase family protein has product MTKKIKTIRRHLDVMGDAVFHTGATATITLAALAPLAFWSASPARAAVEERVVEDPPRLELREGTQSRMTLMPRPTPGPRVGMERELDLNIVYTDSQLYNPATGKYDKVRLRSYVGTDTNPNRPFVAPTIEVTPGDTVRITLNNKLPADPSCPPPDGDVNTPHCFNSTNLHGHGLWVSPTGNSDNVLLTINPGVSFQYEYNLPPDHPAGTYWYHSHLHGSTALQVSSGMAGALIVRGDRLPSDTANGDIDTLLKNPNGQPLRERVLVLQQIQYACLDEYGNVLKDSYGQVVWNCPNSKTGIHGIESYDQFGPGSWPLSGRYTSINGAVLPTFKARAGEIERWRMIHAGVRDTISLQFRRLKSGSSHVNRLTTADADRFIANNCVGDPIPFHVIAEDGLTRAAAWQTPVTVLQPGYRSDALVVFPEAGPYCVIDTSAPAAGSISGAAESRQLLGVVVAGAGRKVQDVHDYLTQALVTAARRTMPVSVRSQIVADLEDGLKLTRFTPHPDIADSEVTGTQELGFFIDVSNAPDFKFLVSNDLGPNPDFQAYDPSNFDRTLTLGGVDEWTMQSHFVSHPFHIHINPFQIVKILDPSGRDISAPGEIDNAGGCIDPQYPGLKGVWKDTLWLKSLIGFDTCNSNPGTGIYTLVVRTRYQRYIGDFVLHCHILDHEDQGMMQNVRIGIPDGQGGTAAAAHH; this is encoded by the coding sequence ATGACCAAAAAAATCAAGACGATTCGTCGACATCTCGATGTCATGGGGGACGCCGTCTTCCATACGGGCGCTACTGCGACGATCACCCTAGCCGCCTTGGCTCCGCTCGCGTTTTGGAGCGCCTCGCCCGCTCGCGCGGCGGTCGAAGAGCGCGTGGTGGAAGATCCGCCCCGGCTCGAACTCCGCGAGGGTACGCAGTCCCGGATGACCCTTATGCCGCGTCCGACGCCCGGGCCGAGGGTCGGCATGGAGCGGGAGCTCGACCTCAACATCGTCTACACCGACAGCCAGCTTTACAATCCGGCCACCGGAAAGTACGACAAGGTGCGTCTGCGCAGCTACGTCGGGACCGACACCAATCCGAACCGCCCCTTCGTCGCACCCACCATCGAGGTGACGCCGGGCGATACCGTACGTATCACGCTTAACAATAAGCTGCCGGCCGATCCCAGCTGCCCTCCCCCCGACGGCGATGTCAATACCCCACATTGCTTCAACAGCACCAACCTGCACGGGCACGGCTTGTGGGTCAGCCCGACCGGCAACAGCGACAACGTGCTGTTGACGATCAATCCCGGAGTGAGCTTTCAGTACGAGTACAACCTTCCGCCGGACCATCCCGCCGGGACCTACTGGTACCACTCGCACCTGCACGGCTCGACCGCGCTCCAGGTCTCGAGCGGCATGGCTGGCGCCCTCATCGTGCGGGGCGACCGGCTGCCCAGCGATACCGCCAACGGCGACATCGACACCCTGCTGAAAAACCCCAACGGCCAGCCCCTGCGGGAAAGAGTGCTGGTGCTGCAACAGATCCAGTACGCCTGTCTCGATGAATACGGCAACGTTCTGAAAGACAGCTACGGCCAGGTCGTCTGGAATTGTCCCAATAGCAAAACCGGCATTCACGGCATCGAATCCTACGACCAGTTCGGCCCCGGCAGCTGGCCGCTGTCCGGCCGCTACACCAGCATCAACGGCGCCGTTCTGCCGACTTTCAAGGCCAGGGCCGGCGAGATCGAGCGCTGGCGGATGATCCACGCCGGCGTGCGCGACACCATCAGCCTGCAATTCCGGCGCCTCAAGTCCGGTTCGTCCCACGTCAATAGGCTGACAACCGCGGATGCCGATCGCTTCATCGCGAACAACTGCGTGGGCGATCCGATTCCCTTCCATGTCATCGCCGAGGACGGCCTGACCCGGGCAGCGGCCTGGCAGACTCCGGTGACGGTCTTGCAGCCCGGCTACCGCAGCGATGCCCTGGTGGTTTTCCCGGAAGCCGGCCCGTACTGCGTGATCGACACATCCGCCCCGGCCGCGGGCAGCATCAGCGGTGCGGCGGAGAGCCGTCAACTGCTGGGCGTGGTGGTGGCCGGTGCAGGCCGGAAAGTCCAGGACGTCCACGATTACCTGACACAAGCGCTAGTCACCGCCGCCCGACGCACCATGCCGGTATCGGTCCGGTCTCAGATCGTGGCCGATCTCGAAGACGGGCTGAAGCTTACCCGTTTCACGCCGCATCCGGACATCGCCGACAGCGAGGTCACCGGCACGCAGGAACTGGGCTTTTTCATCGATGTGTCAAACGCACCTGACTTCAAATTCTTGGTCAGCAATGACCTGGGACCAAACCCGGACTTTCAGGCCTACGATCCAAGCAACTTTGATCGGACCCTGACCCTGGGCGGCGTGGACGAATGGACAATGCAGTCACATTTCGTCAGCCATCCGTTCCACATCCACATCAATCCGTTCCAGATCGTCAAGATTCTCGATCCGAGCGGCAGGGATATCAGTGCGCCCGGTGAAATCGACAATGCCGGCGGCTGTATCGATCCGCAATACCCCGGACTGAAAGGCGTGTGGAAGGACACACTCTGGCTCAAGAGCCTGATCGGGTTCGACACCTGCAATTCTAATCCGGGTACCGGAATCTATACCTTGGTGGTGCGTACTCGCTATCAGCGCTACATTGGTGATTTCGTGCTGCACTGCCACATCCTCGATCATGAAGACCAGGGCATGATGCAGAATGTCCGCATCGGGATTCCGGACGGCCAGGGCGGAACCGCAGCCGCTGCCCACCACTAA